One region of Caldimonas thermodepolymerans genomic DNA includes:
- a CDS encoding MFS transporter, with protein sequence MTSRPAAPPLPAYRRKLFWVALLYFSEGLPLGVFYDIFPVYFRQQGVNLADIGLLSLLGLAWTVKFLWAPAIDWARHHRWWIAGANFGMAAVMALFAGSPGLGPWVWVAIGAFTMLSATNDIATDGYTIELLDKREYGMANGFRIGFYRVGMLTAGAVLMLSGWFGWTLAYLLGAAVFLLNGGVVLLAPREQPRARVAPGGAAREFRLLRDQPLWVGALALVLLGLLWPVLPPVARAAGWDGLNAVAGTWWFRGALPVGLMFAGAGLMVQAARGPRAELMREGPVFGAWVELLSRRGMLSVLLFILLFKLGDAAMGFMVKPFWVDSGFSSEKIGLVSVNVGLALSIAGGLVGGWYVDRAGIFKGLWVLGLWQALSNLGYALAAWYVPRVLPGADGIVHPVDVALHHQAAVYAASALESFTGGLGTGAFLAFLMAITHRAKATTEYAILSSIFAFSRAVAGWAGGIGAQEMGYAGYFFLTFWLSFPAYLLLPRVRRMLEHQDRNPI encoded by the coding sequence ATGACATCCCGCCCTGCGGCACCGCCGCTTCCCGCGTACCGACGCAAGCTCTTCTGGGTCGCGCTGCTCTATTTCTCCGAAGGCCTGCCGCTCGGCGTCTTCTACGACATCTTCCCGGTCTACTTCCGCCAGCAGGGAGTGAACCTGGCCGACATCGGCCTGCTCAGCCTGCTCGGCCTGGCCTGGACCGTGAAGTTCCTGTGGGCCCCGGCGATCGACTGGGCCCGCCACCACCGCTGGTGGATCGCCGGCGCCAACTTCGGCATGGCCGCGGTGATGGCGCTGTTCGCCGGCTCGCCGGGACTGGGGCCGTGGGTGTGGGTGGCGATCGGCGCGTTCACGATGCTGTCGGCCACCAACGACATCGCCACCGACGGCTACACGATCGAGCTGCTCGACAAGCGCGAGTACGGCATGGCCAACGGCTTCCGCATCGGCTTCTACCGCGTGGGCATGCTGACCGCCGGCGCGGTGCTGATGCTGTCGGGCTGGTTCGGCTGGACGCTGGCCTACCTGCTGGGGGCCGCGGTGTTCCTGCTCAACGGGGGCGTGGTGCTGCTGGCGCCGCGCGAGCAGCCGCGCGCCAGGGTGGCGCCAGGCGGCGCGGCGCGCGAGTTCCGGCTGCTGCGCGACCAGCCGCTGTGGGTCGGGGCGCTCGCGCTGGTGCTGCTCGGGCTGCTGTGGCCGGTGCTGCCTCCGGTCGCGCGCGCGGCCGGCTGGGACGGGCTGAACGCGGTGGCCGGCACCTGGTGGTTCCGCGGCGCGCTGCCGGTGGGGCTGATGTTCGCCGGCGCCGGGCTGATGGTGCAGGCCGCGCGCGGGCCGCGTGCCGAGCTGATGCGCGAAGGCCCGGTGTTCGGCGCCTGGGTCGAGCTGCTGTCGCGCCGCGGCATGCTGTCGGTGCTGCTGTTCATCCTGCTGTTCAAGCTCGGCGACGCGGCGATGGGCTTCATGGTCAAGCCGTTCTGGGTCGACTCGGGCTTCTCCAGCGAGAAGATCGGCCTGGTCAGCGTCAACGTCGGCCTCGCGCTGTCGATCGCCGGCGGCCTGGTGGGCGGCTGGTACGTGGACCGCGCCGGCATCTTCAAGGGGCTGTGGGTGCTGGGCCTGTGGCAGGCGCTGTCCAACCTCGGCTACGCGCTTGCGGCCTGGTACGTGCCGCGCGTGCTGCCCGGCGCCGACGGCATCGTGCACCCGGTCGACGTCGCGCTGCACCACCAGGCCGCGGTCTACGCCGCCAGCGCCCTGGAGAGCTTCACCGGCGGCCTGGGCACCGGCGCGTTCCTGGCCTTCCTGATGGCCATCACGCACCGCGCCAAGGCGACCACCGAGTACGCCATCCTGTCGTCCATCTTCGCGTTCTCGCGCGCCGTGGCCGGCTGGGCCGGCGGCATCGGCGCGCAGGAGATGGGCTATGCCGGCTACTTCTTCCTGACCTTCTGGCTGTCGTTCCCGGCCTACCTGCTGTTGCCTCGGGTGCGCCGCATGCTGGAACATCAGGACCGCAACCCGATCTGA
- a CDS encoding DMT family transporter: MTDHRRPHLDSLAVALLVGCCLLWGLQQIVAKATLPLMPPVMQAALRSAVAALLVWAWAAARGIPMFQRDGTLPGGVIAGVLFALEFICIYVGLGYTAASRLVVLLYLSPFVVAAGMPFIARSERLAALQVGGLVLGFVGVAIAFSEGLSANGSDPRRWIGDALAVSAAVLWGATTLAIRATRLSTAAPEKTLFYQLAISALVLGPVSLLWGESWPAQWTAGLWGSMFFQSVIVAFISYLVWFWLIRHYPATRLASFTFLTPLLGLMMGWVILGETITPQLLVALACVAAGIWLVNRKQG, from the coding sequence ATGACCGACCACCGCCGCCCGCATCTCGATTCCCTCGCCGTTGCGCTGCTCGTCGGCTGCTGCCTGCTCTGGGGCCTGCAGCAGATCGTCGCCAAGGCCACCCTGCCGCTGATGCCGCCCGTGATGCAGGCGGCGCTGCGCTCCGCCGTCGCCGCACTGCTGGTGTGGGCCTGGGCCGCCGCGCGCGGCATCCCGATGTTCCAGCGCGACGGCACGCTGCCCGGCGGCGTCATCGCCGGCGTGCTGTTCGCGCTCGAGTTCATCTGCATCTACGTGGGGCTGGGCTACACCGCCGCCTCGCGCCTGGTGGTGCTGCTGTACCTCTCGCCCTTCGTCGTCGCCGCCGGCATGCCGTTCATCGCGCGCAGCGAGCGGCTCGCCGCGCTGCAGGTGGGCGGGCTGGTGCTCGGCTTCGTCGGCGTGGCGATCGCGTTCAGCGAGGGGCTGTCGGCCAACGGCAGCGACCCGCGGCGCTGGATCGGCGACGCGCTCGCGGTCTCGGCCGCGGTGCTGTGGGGCGCCACCACGCTGGCCATCCGCGCCACGCGCCTGAGCACCGCCGCGCCGGAGAAGACGCTGTTCTACCAGCTGGCCATCTCGGCCCTGGTGCTCGGCCCGGTCTCGCTGCTGTGGGGCGAGAGCTGGCCAGCGCAGTGGACCGCGGGGCTGTGGGGCTCGATGTTCTTCCAGTCGGTGATCGTCGCGTTCATCAGCTACCTGGTGTGGTTCTGGCTGATCCGCCACTACCCGGCCACGCGCCTGGCCTCGTTCACCTTCCTCACCCCGCTGCTCGGGCTGATGATGGGCTGGGTGATCCTCGGCGAGACCATCACCCCGCAGCTGCTGGTCGCGCTGGCCTGCGTGGCCGCCGGCATCTGGCTGGTCAACCGCAAGCAAGGCTGA